Genomic DNA from Magnetococcales bacterium:
CTTTTCATCTTCGATATAGCTGTTCAAATCGTCGTAGAGGCGATCCAGGGTGGAACGTTTCAGGAGACAATTGGCGGCGACGGCGTCGGATTTGGCCCGGGTGGTTCTGGCTGACGCGGCGGTGGGGCCGGTGAGCACCAGGCGCTGTTTTTTTTGATCGATGCGCCAATGATCATAAAGGGAGAGCACCGAGGTGCCTAGCAGGGGCAGGGTGCGGGTGGTGCCGACGGCGGCGGTGACGTTGTGTACGGTGAGGCCACCGATGGTGACTGACTTCAGGTGGACTTTGGGAGATTGGGTGGTGGAGCCGTCGGCCAGGGTGGAGGTGACCACCCCCATGTCATCTCCGGGTCCGATGGCCCCTTTTTTCAGCAGTTCATCATAATACCCCTGGGGCATGATCATGATGTTGGCCCCGGTATCGAGAATAAACGGGAAGGTTTTCACCCCGTTGAGTTTGGCTTCCAACCAAAAAAGATCGCCCCTGCCATCCTGGGTGAGGGGAATTTCCCGGGTGGAGGTGGTTGTGGTGGGGAGGTTGACCTTTTGGGAGGGTTCGGGGGGTTTGGTGTCGCTGAAGTGCCATTTGCCGTTGGCATCCTGCCACTGATAAATCCCCCCATGGGCAGGGACGGACCCCCACAAAAAGAACACTGCCACCCATACCCCTGTCCATGACGAACCCATCGTTGGCAGATGGGATAAAACGGCTGAAAATGGGTTCGTCATGGGGGGTTTGTCCCTGGGTGGATTACATGCTTTTGGGGGTGGATTTTTGAGAACTCTGTTTGGGACGCCAGTTTTTCGCCTCTTCTTCTGCCTGGGCGATCTGTTCCGGGGTCATGTAACTGGCAGTGATGGTTTTGTTATCTTCAGCAAACTTAACCCCGGCTTGGCTTGCCAGGATAAAGGAGCGGTAGGCTTTGACCAGATTTTTTTCTCCCCCGGTGCCTGAGACGAGGAGATTGCCGAGTTTGAGGTGGGCTACCGGGTTGCCCTGGTCAGCAGCCATTTGATACCACTGCCGGGCTTTTTTAAAATCCTGCTTGCCTCCCAGGCCGTTGGCCAAGAGGGAGCCCAAGGAGGTTTGGGCGGAGGAGTCTCCCTTGTTGGCCGCTTTTTCATACCATTGTCTGGCTTTTATAAAGTCTTTTTTAACGCCCAGCCCACTGGCATACATGGAGGCCACCTGCACCTGGGCCATGGTATCGTTTTGTTCAGCGGCTTTCAGGAACCATTGATAGGATACCTTGGGGCTGACCCGGATCCCCTCCCGCCCCTGACGATGAAACAGACCCAGGTTGATTTGTGCCTGGACGTTGCCCCTTTCAGCAGCGATGCGATACCACTCCCGGGCCTTTGGGAAATCTCTCGGCACACCTCCATCCCCCCGTTCATAGATACGCCCCAGGTTGAAGGGGGCTATAGAGCTGCCTTGTTCCGTAGATTTTTCCAGCCAATGGATCGCTTTGGCGATGTCTTGTTTCACCCCTTTACCGGTGGCATACATGCTGCCCAGGTTAAACTGGGCTATGACCTGGTTTTGTTCGGCGGCTTGGGTGATCCAGTGGAGGGCTTTTTTGGGATCGGGGGGAACGCCGATGCCGTTGGCATACATGGAACCGATGCTGAGCTGGGCCATGGGATTTTTTTGTTCGGCGGCTTTTTCCAACCAGTGGGCGGCCTGGGTCGGATTGGGGGGGATACCGAGACCATTGAGCAGCATGGTGCCGAGGTTGGCTTGGGCGTTGACGTTGCCTTGTTGGGCCGATTTTTCCAACCAGCTGGCGGCCATGGCGGGGTTGCGGGGCAGACCATCCCCCTGAAAGTGGCGCACTCCCAGCTGCAACTGGGCTTGGGCATCTCCTCCCCGGGCGGCTTTTTGCAGCGCCTCCATCTCTCCTTCAGAAGCCTCAACCCCCCCCGCTCCCAGCCAGCCAAACAGAACCAGAACCATCCCCAGCGCAGCCAAACGATGCATCGATGCCTCCTTTATTTTTGTTAGGTTAAAAAGGGAATTTTTTCACACCTGCCAAGATCCCGTCAATCAAAGATTTCCCAGCTATTTTTCCGGCACCCCATCCACCCAGGCATCCACATCCAGAGGCGGCCAGGGTTCCTGATCCACATCCCACCCCGCCTTCTTCAAATCCGCCAAATATCGATCCGCCACCTCATCCCCATGCCATTTTCTCACCGACTCCCCCGGCTTCAGAGAGAGATGCTCCGGCAGGACGCTGATGTCCGCCTCTGCTTTCACCAAGACATGCCGCAGGTGACGATAAAAGCGGTGGCTCTTGGCTTCCAGAGGTTCGGGCTTGGGTGGATCCTGGGCCAGCTCCTTCAGGGTTGCATATGGGAACCACTTTTCTTGAAAAAGTTCCCTGAACTCCGGCTCTTTTTCTCCATGAGCTTCCAAGGCTTCCAAAGCCTGCCGGGGGGTGACAAATAGCTTGGGGCTGCTGGCCGCATAGGTTTGCAAAAAAACCCATACGGCCAGAAGATCCCAGTTCAGATCCAGAGCCAGATCCAGAGCCAGATCCAGAGCCCGAGCCAGAGCCAGATCCCGAGCCCGAGCCAGATCCAGAGCCCGATCCCGAGCCCGAGCCAGAGCCAGAGCCCGAGCCCGAGCCCGAGCCAGAGCCCGAGCCAGAGCCCGATCCCGAGCCCGATCCAGAGCCCGAGCCAGAGCCCGATCCAGAGCCCGAGCCCGAGCCAGATCCCGAGCCCGAGCCCGAGCCCGAGCCAGATCCAGAGCCCGATCCAAATCCAGAGCCAGATCCAGAGCCCGATCCAAATCCAGAGCCAGATCCAGAGCCAGATCCAAATCCAGAGCCAGATCCATTTCCCCCATCAAGCCATCATAACTTTGAGTCAATACCCCCCAATAAAGAGACAACCCCTCCTCTATCGGATCACTTTCGGTCAAAGCCAGCCAGGAGTAAACCGGGGGGGGGGGAAATTGGCGGGCCAGGAAGTTAAGCCGATATGAGTAAAGATTTTTTAGTGCCGGGTGCGTCTGAGGATAGAAGGCATGTAGATCCAGCGTCCAGCGCAGATGATCCTCTTTTTTATTCCCCTCACCCCAACGACTTACCGCCCACTCTGACCCCATCCGTTGCCACTGATCAGAGAGCCATCCTTCGGGTAAAAGGGAAAAAAGAATCAGCTCATCTGCGGCCTTCTTGCCAGCCGGGAGCTTTTCGAAAGAGTTCGCCATGGCCTCCTGGGTAGCCTCCTGCCATAGCTCCCACTGTTGGGCTTTTTCATAGAACACCTCTACCCATTTATAATCGAAATCAGCCAGAGCACGATGCCAATAGTGAAGCCAAACTTCACTCTTAAACTGAGGGGAAAAAGTAGGCTCCCCCTCCGCCATCAACCGATGGATAAACTGGAAACGGCCTACCTCCTCTTTATTTGATCTCTTCTCTTTTAACCAGCTGTTGCGAAACACCTCCTCCTGGAAGCTCCCCCCCTGATGCTTGGTTTGCAAACCAAAAAAAGCAATCCCCACCTGCTGCCAAGCAGGAATATGGAGAAGATCCAGCAGCTCCACTTTAAGAAATGGAATCAGATCAAAGGAGTGATTCCCCAACTCCCGATAGATCCAGGAACCCACCAGGAACTCCTGGAAGGAGAGGTGGGAAAATTGGAGGATGTTCTCTTCCGGCTCCACCAGCAAACCGGAACGGGCCAGAAAAAAATGCAGCAGTTCATCTATCCGTTCCCGTTCAAAAGTCAGGGGGCAGCCCGGTTCATCCAGCCACGCCTTCAGCCACGCTACAAAGGCCTCCCTGGAAATCCGCAGATGGTAGGGTTTCTTCTCCTCCCTCTGCCTGGAAGAGTGGCCTTCATCCTCTCTTCCAGCCTCACCAATCTCCTGACGATGAAGATCCCTGGCCAACCGCTCCAGCACCCGCCATTTGTCGTTGGCCTCGAAGGGAGGGGAGACATCCTTTCCATGCCTGCGGCGTTCTGAATCAGCCAACCGCTTCTTAGCGTCCAACACCTCCAGGTAGGCTTCCACCATGGATTCATAGACCGCTACCTGGGAGTTGGGGAGCTTACCTTTAACATCGTGGATATAGGTAAGGCTGGCGAGATAGATGGGCCTTCTTTTCAGCCTCTGTAACCCCTTGAAGCTCTTCAAAGCTCTCGACAACACCCCCTGTTCCACCTCCTGTTTGATGTAGTCTTCAGGGTGGCGTGCGAGATACCAAAGTCGGGTATATTCGGCCACCTGATCATCATCGAAAGGACGCATAAAGCGGCGGGGAAAGTCGGCCGGAACCTGGGGAGTAGACTTCCATCCCTCCCGTTTGGCAATTTCCTCCCATTTTTCTGAATTGGGAGCCGTAAAAGGAAGCTGCTCAAATCCAACCGGCCGCCCCGTCACCAGTATTGCCACACCTGGAAAACGGGCGGCAAAGGCATAGACTAAATCCCGCAACTGAGGCCGAATTCCTTCCCCAACCTCATCAACCCCATCAAAAGCGACGATAGCCCAGCCCATTCTCAAATAATACGTAGCAAAATCCAAGTCCACCGAAAACTTGCCCTTAGACTGCTTTTTCACCCGCTCTTGCCAAAGTATCAGCAAATCCTCAGTAGTTTTTATATCCGAGAGACTTAGCTCTCGAAGAATAAAAGGAATAATCAGGCGACGACCCAAGCGGGAGTTGAAGGAGTTGGGCTCCATCTGTGGGCAGGAAGCAGCGATCACCCGAACCAGCGCCGACTTCCCAGAACCTGGCAAACCGATCAAAACTGCACGACCATTAACCGCTCTGGGGGTAAATTCATCAGGATCAAAATCCACCAGCAGATCCTCGATTTCCTCCCCCTGATCCTTATCGAGAATCTCCTTGAAATTTTCTTTTCCCTCCTCCAGGGTCAGATCTTTTTTGGTATAATGCTCCCGCACAAAGATGGAAGCCAGCGCCATGGGGGTTTGCTGGTCGGCATCGGAGACCCCGGCAAAATCAGCACCGGTGTAGGTCTTAATCAGATAGTCGGCATAGTGATTGAACCACTCCCGCTGCTCGGAGCCATCGAAGGTTGGGGAGATCCAGCGGGTGGATGAGGCGATCTCCCCCAACACCCGTTCATAACCCTCCAGCTTCCATTCATCCATGATCGTTTTTCCCGGATCAGATCAGATAGGGTTCGAGCTCTGCCGCCAGTTTGAACTGTTCCTCAAATTTCTTTTTAAATAACTTGATCGCCCCCGCCCGCCCAGCCCCCGCCCGCAACTGACGAAATCGGTCATCGTCCATGGGGGGTTCCTCTTTTTTCTTATCCAGCTCCCCTCCCCCCGAACTCCCAGCAGTGGTTCTTGGAGCTTCCACCAGGGGATTTTCCACTACCCGATGCAGATATCTCTGGGCCTCATTCTGGGATCCCTTCCTATCCTTGAACACCTCCAAAAGGCTCACCAAACCGGCATCCGGATCCTGAAGCAACAATTCATAGGCATCAGGAAAATAAAACCGCAGCAGATGCACCAGGATCAATTTTTCAGTATCCGCCTGTTTATTCTCAGGATCCGTTTCGTCGCTGGAGACTAAAAATTGATAGTGTTTCAAACCATTCAGAGCGGTCTTGATCACCCGAGGGTTGGCGGGCAGAAGAGGCATCAAAAAATCAATCGCAGCCTCGCCCATATCCATCTCCAACTGACGCATCAGGCAATAGACAAACCACCACAGCTCATCCTTTTCTGGTGCTGGCAAATGCAACCGTACCTGAAACAGCTTTTCCACATACTGAGCGGCTTCCGCCTGACCATACTCCCCCGCCTTGGCCACCGCCGACTCCACATGGGTGCGGTCGAGCCCAAAAACGAACACACAATGGCGACTGGAAAGATAGAGCTTGATCGCCTCCAGTAATGAAAAAACCACCTGATCGTGGCAGCGATCCAGATCATCAATAAAGATCACCAAGCGCGCTTTGTCATCATCATTTTCGGGATTGACTACCTGCCGGACCGCTTTTTCAAATTGCAGGAAAAACCGCTGGGCATCCACCGGTTCGGAAAAACTCTCCCGCTGCTGCTTTCCGTGGGCTTTTTCCAGGTTGATGGTGATCTCTTTACCGACGGAGACCTTTTTGCCAGAGACCAAGTGCACTGCTGCATCCAGGAGGGAGCCCAGGGAGTTGAGGGCTGTGTCCATAGCCACATGGGTGGCTGAGGTGAGGTCTTTTTTAAGAAGTTGAAACCGAATCTGTTCGCGGATTTCGTGAAGCAGGGGAATAACCGGGTTGGGCTCGTTCTGATAGTGCCAAGGATTAAACCAGACGGCCCGAACGCGCTCATCTGGGTTGGGTCGCAGCTTGGTCCAAGCCTGGAGCACATCAGGCAGACTTTGTTCCTCCAGGGTCTCCTTTTCTTCCTCTGGACTGGAGCCGGAACGCACCGCCAGAGGCTTCCCCCCCAACGAACGCATCAAGGTGCGCAGCATGGAGGTTTTGCCGGAGCCCCAAGCACCGCCGATGGTGAAGGCAAACGGGGTGCGGGCGTTGAGAATTAAATCTTGGGCCTTCACCGCAAACGGCACATAGCCCAGCTGCTCAATTTCAGTGGTCCAGTGGTCGTTGAGATAATCCATTCCCCACTCCCCAACAGGTTACGTCACTACCCCTGATCCACCAGCATGCGTCTTAACAGGTGCAAAGCGGTCTGGCTCGACTGGAAGCGGATGCGGTCGCGGTCGCCATTGTAAAAACCGTGGTGCTCCAACGCCCCCCCATCCCGGGAGACCGCTGCCAGATAGACCGTGCCGACCGGTTTTTCATCAGAACCCCCGGCAGGCCCCGCAATCCCCGTCACCGAAATGGCCAAATCACTCCCCGCCGCCCTTAGCGCTCCCCGAGCCATGGCCAACGCCACCTCCGGACTCACCGCGCCACACCGCTCCAGCAGCACCGGCGGCACCTCCAAACAACGAAACTTCGCCTGGTCGCTGTAGGTCACATAGCCCGAAGAGAGATAGTCGCTACACCCCGGCATCGCCGAAATTCGCGCCGTCACCAACCCCCCCGTGCAGGACTCCGACACCACCACCCGCACCCCGGACTCCCGCAACCGCTCCCCCACCAGATCTTCCAGAGGTCGCGGCTCGGTGGAATACATGCGACTGCCCAGGCGATTTTGAACGCGCCTTTTAAACTCATCCCCCATCAGGGCCGGCATAAAAAGCGCCGCGTCTCCATCCGGCAAATTGCGCACCGTGCATTGGCTGCGCTCCTCCTCCCCCATATAACGGGAAAGATCCAGAGGATCCCCAGCGCCCTCAATCATCCAGCAGCTGCCAGGTCGCCCCGCCCCCCGCCGGGCACTCTGACCCTCATCCCGACGCATGGCGTGCAACGCCCCCACCAACTCCCCGCGCAACGACCAGATCGACTCCTGAAAATAGGTCACCATCCGACCCCGGCGCTTGATGGCAAACCCCGCCGGGTGGCCCTCACTATTATAAAGAGGCCGCGCCCCCACCACCCGCAAGCGGTCCGACTCATCCCCATCCAACCCCAACGACAACCCCAAACTCGACAACACCGAACGACGCAGGCGTCCCCCACCCGGGCGGTTGCGGCCCTGGATCAGGATCAACTTATACTCCTCATCCACCTCGGTGGGATCAAAAGGCTCCCCCTTTTCCAGCTCCCGAATCCCCAGCTCCACAAAGCCGAAGGTCTCCAACAGCAGATCCAGATGCGGTCGTCCCGAAGGGGGCATGAAACTTTCCAACTCACTCCAGCGCGGCACCACCAACAAACATTTCATGACCCAATCACCTTGTCGATTATCGTCAACACAATTCCCGCCCAAACCCCGGCAGCCAAATCATCGGCCATAATCCCAACCCCCCCGGGAAGATGCCGGTCCAACCACCCCACCGGCCAGGGTTTTACGATGTCAAAATAACGAAAAAGAATAAATCCAAGCCCAATCCACAACCAACCCACCGGCATAAACAGCGTGGTCAGCAACATCCCAGCGGCTTCATCCACCACCACCTCTTTGGGATCCTTGTGACCCAAAGCCCGGCTCGCCACCTCCGACGCCCAAAATCCCACCGCCGTCACCAACAAAAACACCCCACCCACCACCCACACCCCCCCCTCCAGAGCCAACACACACAGAGGGAGCGTTGCCAGGGTGCCGAAAGTGCCCGGAGCCTTGGGTAACCGCCCGACCCCCCCCAGGGTCGCAATTCCCACGGCCAACCGGCTCAAGCCGTTGGCGGGTAACTGTTTGTCACCTATATCCATGTCGCCATTGTGGGGGCTCGCCATGGGAAAATCAATGTCCCCCCAAATAGGCTTTGCGCACGTCGGCATTTTGCAACAATTCCAAACCACTACCCGCCATCCGCACCCGGCCATTAACCAGCACATAGCCCCGGTCCGCCAGCCGCAAAGCCTGGTTGGCATTTTGCTCCACCAAAAAAATCGTCGTCCCCTCCCGGGCGATCTCCTTCAAGGTGGAAAAAATCTGCTTGATGATCATCGGTGCCAATCCCAAACTCGGCTCATCCAGCAGCAGCAAGCGAGGACGGCTCATCAAGGCGCGCCCCATGGCCAACATCTGCTGCTCCCCCCCGGATAGCGTCCCGGCCCGCTGCTCCCGGCGATCCAACAGCCTGGGGAAAAGCGTAAATATTTTTTCCAGCTCCTGGTGCCCCTGGGCCTCATCCATCCGCTCACCCGCCGCCACCAACCCCATCTCCAGATTTTCGGCAACACTCATCCCCGAAAAAACCCGCCGCCCCTCCGGCACCAGGGACAATCCCATCCGGGCAATCCGATGCGTAGGCAACCCGGTGATATCCCGACCATCAAAGACAATCTTCCCCTCACCCGCCCGGGGATTGCCAAACAGCGTCATCAACAGCGTGGTCTTGCCCGCGCCATTGGCCCCGATCAGGGTGACGATCTCCCCCGGATGGACCGTCAAAGAGACCCCGGAAAGCGCCGACACCGGCCCATAAGCGGCATCCACCCCCTCCAGTTCCAACAATGCCTCCCCGCCCGCCCCCATCATGCAGACTCCTCTTCAGAAACACCCAGATAGGCCTCCAACACCTTGGGGTCGTTTTGAATCTGCTCCGGCGCGCCCCGCGCAATCACCTCACCATGATCCAACACCACCACCCGGTCGGAAATATCCATCACCAACCCCATGTCGTGCTCAATCAACAATACCGTCACCTGATGCTCATCCCGCAGGGTGCGGATCAGGGCGGACAGCTCCAGGGTTTCGTTGGGGTTCAATCCGGCGGCGGGCTCATCCAGGCAGATCAAGCGGGGGCCGATACACATGGCCCGGGCGATCTCCAAACGGCGCTGGTGACCATAGGGCAACTCCCCGGCCAGGCGATTGAGATCCCCCTCCAAACCAAACACCTTCAACCAAAAATGGCCCCGCTCCACCGCTTCGGCCTCCGCTTGGCGATAAGCAGCCGTACGCACCACGCCTGATATAATGTTGCGGTTGATGCGTCGATGTTGGGCGACCAGGAGATTTTCCATCACCGTCATCTCCTTGAAAAGCCGCACATGCTGAAAAGTGCGCGCCACGCCCGCCCGAGCCACCCGGTGGGAGCCGCCGAACATTTTATAAAACAGCCGCCTGCCAAAACGGGATGGGTGGAGAAAATCACCCGGCGCAAAGGGCTCCCCCAGCACCGCCACCAGATCCACCAAATCCCCCCCCTCCCGGTCTCCCAGGTGAATATCCCCAGAGGTGGCCTTGTAAAAACCGGTGATGCAGTTAAACACCGTGGTCTTACCCGCACCATTGGGGCCGATCAGGGCGGTGATGGAACCTTCCGCCACCTGGAACGACACCCCCAAGAGGGCTTGAATGCCACCAAAGCGCATGGAGAGCTGATCCACCGAAAGCAGCGTCATGCCCCCGCCTCCCCGGCCTGCTTTGCTGAAAAGGCCGAACGGCGGCTGGCCAAAAAGCCCCTGGGTCGCCACACCATCATCACCACCATGGCGATACCGAACATCAGCCCCCGATAGTCGGAAAAATCACGCAGCAGCTCCGGCAGGATGGTCAGCACCAAGGCAGCGATGATCACCCCCCGGGTGGAACCCATCCCCCCCAGCACCACAATCGCCAAGATCAAGGCGGACTCAAAAAAGGTGAAGGATGTGGGATTGACAAACCCCTGGGAAGCGGCAAAAAAGACCCCACCAATCCCCCCCACCATCGCCCCCATGGCAAAAGCCGACAGTTTCACCATCACATGGTTGATACCCAAAGAGCGGCAGGCGATCTCATCCTCCCGCAACGCCTCCCAAGCTCGACCAATGGGCATTCGGCGCAAACGGGAGAGGAAAAAAATCATCCCCACCACCACAATGAACAAAACCAGATAGATAAAGATGTAGCGATAGCCGGAGGAGTAGTCGATTTCGAAATATTGATGGAACGGCACCCCCCCTTCTTTGGCGCGGCGAGTAAATTCCAGACCGAAAAACGAAGGATAGGGTGCCCGGATACCGTTGGGGCCGCCGGTAAATTCCATCCAGTTGTTGAGCACCAGGCGAATGATTTCACCAAAGCCCAAGGTGACGATGGCCAGATAATCCCCGTGCATCCTGAGCACCGGAAACCCCAACATCACCCCAAAGCAGGCGGCGGTAAAGGCCCCAAACGGCAGCGCCCCCCAAAAGCCCAACCCCAGATATTGATGGCCCAAGGCATAGCCGTAGGCTCCAACGGCATAAAAAGCCACGAAGCCCAGATCCAACAGCCCCGCCAGCCCCACGACGATATTCAACCCCAAGCCCAAAAGCACATAGATCAGCGCCAGAGCGGCCACATTCAACCAATATTTGGAGAGGAAAAAGGGCAGGATCAAGGCAGCCACCACCAATCCCACCAGCAGCCAAGGGTTACCCCCATCCACACGGGCCACCACCACCCCGGCATCCCGCTTGCCGAATATTTTTTTCAGAAAAGGCCCCGCCAAGCCATGATTCAAGGCCAGGGAGATAGCCAGCCTCCCGAAAAAGACCCCTGCCACCAACCAGCCGGTGCGCTGCCAGGCAAAGTCCAATCCGTAGCCATTCAATACCAAGCCGGTCATGGGGCCAAAAATCAACAGCGCCACCAACCCCACCCGCAGAGCATCGGTCAAGGCCGCTCCCATTCCGTTTTGTTTGGGCTGCGCCCCTCCCATTGTCATCACACCTTCTCCACCTCAGGCTTCCCCATCAAACCACTGGGGCGGAAAATCAACACCAACACCAAAATCCCAAAGGCAAAAACATCCTTATAGTCGGTGTTGACAAAGCCGGAAAAAAACGACTCACTCACCCCCAGAACAAGCCCCCCCAACATCGCCCCGGGCAAGGAACCGATCCCCCCCAATACCGCTGCGGTGAAAGCCTTGATGCCGGTGATGAAGCCGATGTGAAAATCGAAGGAGCCATAGTTGAGGGAGACCAGCACCCCCGCCACCGCCGCCATGGCAGCTCCCAACACGAAGATGGTGGAGATAATCCGATCCGTATCCACCCCCAGCAGTTGCGCCATCACCCGATCCTGCTGGGTCGCCCGGCAAGCGCGCCCCAACGCCGTGCGGTTGATCAACCAGGTGAGAAATCCCATCCCCAGCAGCGACACCACCACCAACAGCAGCTGGATATAGGTGATCTGCACGAAGCTCTCGACATCCCCCTGGGGAAAACGAAAACTCCCTTCCAGCAATACCGGCACCCCTTGATTACGCGCCCCTTGGCTCAAGCGCACATAGTTTTGCAGCACCAGGGACATACCGATGGCGGAGATGAAAGGGGCGAGTCTTGTGGATCTGCGCAGGGGGCGATAGGCCACCCGCTCCACAACCCAACCATAGAGGGAGGTGAGCAGGATGGTAAAAGCCAAGGTAACGAGGATGATGAAGGGAGCGGATTGGATGCCGAAAAAAGCCAGCAAGGCGATGATGATGGCGGTAAAGTAGGCGGAAATCATATAGATTTCGCCATGGGCAAAGTTGATCATGCCGATGATGCCGTAGACCATGGTATAGCCTACCGCGATCAGGCCGTAGATGGAGCCCAACACCAGCCCGTTGACCGCCTGCTGCAAAACGATATAAGGATCCATCGGGGTTCAGGTCACTCCAGCGATTTGGGATCCATTGGGGTTAACACCTCACCGATACGATTGAAATATTCACTTTATCCCGCTTATTCCACCTCGGCATACTTGCCGGAAGAATCCCACTGATACATCACATAGTCGGAAACCTGCAGATCCCCCTTGGCATCCCAGGCTTTTTTACCCATCACGGTATCGACGCTGTTTTGATGGAGCCAGCGGGCCAGCTTTTCGCCATCGTCGCTGCCCGTAGCGGCCATGGCGGCGGCGATGGCTTGGAGGGTGGCGTAGGAGTAGAGGGTGTAGCCTTCCGGCTCATAA
This window encodes:
- a CDS encoding phosphatidylglycerophosphatase A encodes the protein MDIGDKQLPANGLSRLAVGIATLGGVGRLPKAPGTFGTLATLPLCVLALEGGVWVVGGVFLLVTAVGFWASEVASRALGHKDPKEVVVDEAAGMLLTTLFMPVGWLWIGLGFILFRYFDIVKPWPVGWLDRHLPGGVGIMADDLAAGVWAGIVLTIIDKVIGS
- a CDS encoding branched-chain amino acid ABC transporter permease LivH (LivHMGF is the membrane component of the LIV-I/LS branched-chain amino acid transporter), translated to MDPYIVLQQAVNGLVLGSIYGLIAVGYTMVYGIIGMINFAHGEIYMISAYFTAIIIALLAFFGIQSAPFIILVTLAFTILLTSLYGWVVERVAYRPLRRSTRLAPFISAIGMSLVLQNYVRLSQGARNQGVPVLLEGSFRFPQGDVESFVQITYIQLLLVVVSLLGMGFLTWLINRTALGRACRATQQDRVMAQLLGVDTDRIISTIFVLGAAMAAVAGVLVSLNYGSFDFHIGFITGIKAFTAAVLGGIGSLPGAMLGGLVLGVSESFFSGFVNTDYKDVFAFGILVLVLIFRPSGLMGKPEVEKV
- a CDS encoding retroviral-like aspartic protease family protein, with protein sequence MAVFFLWGSVPAHGGIYQWQDANGKWHFSDTKPPEPSQKVNLPTTTTSTREIPLTQDGRGDLFWLEAKLNGVKTFPFILDTGANIMIMPQGYYDELLKKGAIGPGDDMGVVTSTLADGSTTQSPKVHLKSVTIGGLTVHNVTAAVGTTRTLPLLGTSVLSLYDHWRIDQKKQRLVLTGPTAASARTTRAKSDAVAANCLLKRSTLDRLYDDLNSYIEDEKVEKNQVNARIAQFNSRREAYQAVYNRKNKSNTLIKRLRREYEELSQESAEIKSELKAYDARSLRRKNRFDLEVLDLKNKTAAYNKTCPRLAYRHTSGKWDVFPQLSGPKIVE
- a CDS encoding CinA family protein; this encodes MKCLLVVPRWSELESFMPPSGRPHLDLLLETFGFVELGIRELEKGEPFDPTEVDEEYKLILIQGRNRPGGGRLRRSVLSSLGLSLGLDGDESDRLRVVGARPLYNSEGHPAGFAIKRRGRMVTYFQESIWSLRGELVGALHAMRRDEGQSARRGAGRPGSCWMIEGAGDPLDLSRYMGEEERSQCTVRNLPDGDAALFMPALMGDEFKRRVQNRLGSRMYSTEPRPLEDLVGERLRESGVRVVVSESCTGGLVTARISAMPGCSDYLSSGYVTYSDQAKFRCLEVPPVLLERCGAVSPEVALAMARGALRAAGSDLAISVTGIAGPAGGSDEKPVGTVYLAAVSRDGGALEHHGFYNGDRDRIRFQSSQTALHLLRRMLVDQG
- the livM gene encoding high-affinity branched-chain amino acid ABC transporter permease LivM, giving the protein MTMGGAQPKQNGMGAALTDALRVGLVALLIFGPMTGLVLNGYGLDFAWQRTGWLVAGVFFGRLAISLALNHGLAGPFLKKIFGKRDAGVVVARVDGGNPWLLVGLVVAALILPFFLSKYWLNVAALALIYVLLGLGLNIVVGLAGLLDLGFVAFYAVGAYGYALGHQYLGLGFWGALPFGAFTAACFGVMLGFPVLRMHGDYLAIVTLGFGEIIRLVLNNWMEFTGGPNGIRAPYPSFFGLEFTRRAKEGGVPFHQYFEIDYSSGYRYIFIYLVLFIVVVGMIFFLSRLRRMPIGRAWEALREDEIACRSLGINHVMVKLSAFAMGAMVGGIGGVFFAASQGFVNPTSFTFFESALILAIVVLGGMGSTRGVIIAALVLTILPELLRDFSDYRGLMFGIAMVVMMVWRPRGFLASRRSAFSAKQAGEAGA
- a CDS encoding ATP-binding cassette domain-containing protein, with protein sequence MTLLSVDQLSMRFGGIQALLGVSFQVAEGSITALIGPNGAGKTTVFNCITGFYKATSGDIHLGDREGGDLVDLVAVLGEPFAPGDFLHPSRFGRRLFYKMFGGSHRVARAGVARTFQHVRLFKEMTVMENLLVAQHRRINRNIISGVVRTAAYRQAEAEAVERGHFWLKVFGLEGDLNRLAGELPYGHQRRLEIARAMCIGPRLICLDEPAAGLNPNETLELSALIRTLRDEHQVTVLLIEHDMGLVMDISDRVVVLDHGEVIARGAPEQIQNDPKVLEAYLGVSEEESA
- a CDS encoding ABC transporter ATP-binding protein, yielding MGAGGEALLELEGVDAAYGPVSALSGVSLTVHPGEIVTLIGANGAGKTTLLMTLFGNPRAGEGKIVFDGRDITGLPTHRIARMGLSLVPEGRRVFSGMSVAENLEMGLVAAGERMDEAQGHQELEKIFTLFPRLLDRREQRAGTLSGGEQQMLAMGRALMSRPRLLLLDEPSLGLAPMIIKQIFSTLKEIAREGTTIFLVEQNANQALRLADRGYVLVNGRVRMAGSGLELLQNADVRKAYLGGH
- a CDS encoding sel1 repeat family protein; its protein translation is MHRLAALGMVLVLFGWLGAGGVEASEGEMEALQKAARGGDAQAQLQLGVRHFQGDGLPRNPAMAASWLEKSAQQGNVNAQANLGTMLLNGLGIPPNPTQAAHWLEKAAEQKNPMAQLSIGSMYANGIGVPPDPKKALHWITQAAEQNQVIAQFNLGSMYATGKGVKQDIAKAIHWLEKSTEQGSSIAPFNLGRIYERGDGGVPRDFPKAREWYRIAAERGNVQAQINLGLFHRQGREGIRVSPKVSYQWFLKAAEQNDTMAQVQVASMYASGLGVKKDFIKARQWYEKAANKGDSSAQTSLGSLLANGLGGKQDFKKARQWYQMAADQGNPVAHLKLGNLLVSGTGGEKNLVKAYRSFILASQAGVKFAEDNKTITASYMTPEQIAQAEEEAKNWRPKQSSQKSTPKSM